A segment of the Synechococcus sp. MEDNS5 genome:
CTGGCTTCGCGGATCATCTCCCGTCCGTCATGGAGGTAACTGTCCACGTAGCCCATCGTGTAGCGCTCGAGCTCATTCACCGCATCCTCCACCTGCGAGAAACAGTGGTAGATGCTCAGCCCGAAGCCTCGGGCCGAAGCCGGTGTTGGGATGGATTGAAACAGGGTCTTGACCTTATCGAGCCGGCTTCGGCTCTGTTCGAGGTAAGTACAGAACGCCTCCATCAAGGCATCGTCGTAGGGATCGGCCGACAAAGCCCGGAGTTCTGCGGCGAAGGGATTGATCACCTGGCCGAGCAAGCGGTCGATCGGGGCGTAGACCTTCTTCAACCAATCAGCAAGATCCTGATCCGCGCTTGTTGAACGACCACTGGCCCGACGTGCCGCCTGACTGGCACGAGCATTGCGGGCCCCGCGAGCCCTGGCCTCGTCCCTCGCTGCCTGCTCAGGTCTGCTGCTCCGATCGAAGGCGCGACGACTCTCTGGATCCCCCAGTTGCTCCCAGGCGGCATTCAGCGCCAGGATTCTTTCCTCTGACCCACCGGCATCGGGGTGGTGCTGCTTCACCAGGCGCCTGTAAGAGGCCTTGAGTTCAGCCTGGGTCGCCGTGGAACACACCTCGAGCACAGCGTAGGGATCCAGAGTGTTGGGCATCAGAGTCACAGCTGAGCGTCCCGGCGTGCCGGAAGCGGCGCCGCGGCGCTGAACATCGGTGTGGAGAGATAGCGCTCTCCAAAACTGGCGAGGATCACCACGATGCGCCTGCTCTCCATGCCCGGGCGTTGCCCCAGCCGTAGCGCAGCAGCCACCGCGGCGCCACTGCTTACCCCGCAAAGCAGACCCTCTTCCCGAGCAAGACGACGACCGACGTCCATGGCCTCATCGTCGCCAACCGCGATGATCTCATCGATCAAATCCATCTCCAAAACAGGAGGAATGAAGCCAGCGCCGATTCCCTGCAGACGATGGGGTCCGGCAACGCCCCCCGCCAATACCGGACTGGCAGCGGGTTCCACGGCGATCACCGAAAGCTTGGGTTGGCGCTCTTTCAGCACCCTGGCGCAACCGGTGATGGTCCCCCCGGTACCAACACCAGCGACCAAAACATCCAAGGCACCCTCGGTATCAGCCCAAATCTCTTCTGCCGTGGATGCAGCATGCACCGCAGGGTTCGCTGGATTGTCGAACTGCTGGAGGAGATAGGAACCGGGGATCTCCTTCACCAGCTCCCGCGCCCGCTCAATGGCCCCTTGCATGCCCTCCATCCCTGGTGTGAGCTGCAGCTCAGCCCCATAGGCCCTGAGCATGGCCCTGCGTTCGGTACTCATCGTGTCGGGCATCGTGAGAATCAGCCGATAACCACGGGCCGCTGCCACCATCGCCAAGGCGATTCCGGTGTTGCCACTGGTGGGCTCCACCAGAACTGTCCGCTCGGGTGCAATGGTGCCTGCGCTTTCAGCCGCCTCCACCATGGCGCCGGCAATCCGATCCTTCACCGACGCCGTGGGATTGAAGCTTTCCAACTTGGCCACGATTTCAGCGGTGCATCCCCAGGCCTTGGGCAAGCGATTAAGCCGCACCATGGGAGTACGTCCCACAAGGGCTGTGATGTCTGGGGCAATCGCCATAGCAAACCCTGGGCTCGCGCTTCTTTCTACCCAACCCATCATCAGCACTTCTTGGACAGTCCGTTGATGGTCTGGTCAACAGTCAATAAAAAACCCCCTCGAATTGAGGGGGAATCAAAGTGTGTGAAAAGTGAACTGTGTGAGGAAAAGAATCTCGAGGGCCCGTACAAACGGACCCCAGAGATGGTGCTGATGTCAGATCAGAACTTGAAGGTGGTCTGGATCAGACCGCCGAACACGTTGAACTGACCGTCGTAACCGGTGCCGTTCTCCACCAGGCGCCTTGTGTTCTGACCCATGGGGCGGGACAGGTAGAAGATCGCAGGGGTGACCTTGATGTTGTCGGTGACCTGGAAGTTGTAGAACAGTTCGAAGACGTAGTTGCCATCGAAAGGAGTGTCGCCACAGGCTTGACGCTCGTCACTGCGCTTGCCTTCACAGCCTTCAAGACCGGTTGCGAAGACGGGCTGACCGAAGCCGAAGCCGAGGTCGTTGCCCTTCAGGAACACGTCGTCCCACTTCAGGCCCACCATCCAGCTCTGGCTGCTGACAGGTGATCCACCGATCTTGTTCTCGGTGGTGTTCTGGTTGATGCCCCAGCCCACGGAGATGGAGGGGATGAAACCAGAGTTCTCAGGCTGCCAGTAGGCGTTCAGCGCATAGCTGTTGGTGGAAGCACCAGAGCGCTTGGCTGCATCAAGAACGTAGTCTCCATCGGAGTTAACGCTGCCCTTAGGAACGTTGTACTCAGTGCCGTTGATGGTGACGTTTTCACGAGGCTGATACGAGCACTCGTTGTTCCAATTGCCGGTCTTGGCAAACGAGGTGCCGCGGCGATAGCCGTTGCCGCTGTCGCACTGGCCATAGCGATAACCGAAAGCAACACCCCACTGAGGACCGGCGTAACCGATCTGAGCCAGGAAGCTGGCCTGGGAGTTGCTGGTCATGAAACCACCCTTGGTGGGGTCGGTTTCATTACCGTCGCCGTCGTCAGCAACGTAGTTGACAGACACGCTGAAAGCATTCTGGCCCTTGTCGACCTTCTGCTTCCAGTAGGCACCGACCAGTTGTCCGGTCTCCTTGTTGTAAACACCGCTGGTGCCCATCAGAGCAGTCCAGTCGAGAATCTTGGAGGCACCCTTGTTGTAAACAGAAGGCCAGAGAGCAATGGACTCGGTGTTACGAGCCAGTGCACCGGCGATCACGGTGAACTCTTTGCCAACCGGGAATTTGTAGAACAAACGGTCGAGGGTGACGATGTTGGCCTTCTCGTCCTGCACACCGGAATCGGTGGCGATGTCGAGAGCGGTCAGGTTCACTCCCGAGCCGCCGAAGGCGTTGCCGTTGCCGCTCTTGGTGAAGTTACCGGTACGCAGACGGGCAACCAGCAGGTCCTTACCGGTGAAGCTGGTGTTCAGCTTCAGGCGCTGGTCGTAGTTGAAGGTGAAGGCGCCATAGTTGCGGTTGTAGGCGTTGGCTCCACCTTGAGTTCCGTTCTTATTGAAGACGGTGTTGCGGTTCGAGCGCTGAACCTTGCCGACCTCTTTGATCGTGCCGTCGCTGTCGCTGAAGTAGGTGGCGCTGGTGTCGTAGATGTACTTGGAACCATTGTCACCACCGGCGGTCACAGCACCGGTCACGAAGGTGGTTTGACCCTTCAGCTTGGTGGTGGTGGAGAACTGGGTAGATTCCAGTTCGCCAACGCGGGCTTCCAGACCGTCCACGCGGCCCTTGAGGATGGCGAGTTCCTTCTCGAACTCCTTCATCAGGCGCTTGAGCTCGTCGGTCACTTCGGTGACGCGGTCGAGACAGGCGTTCAGCAGGGCAGCCGCTTCAAAGCGGGTCATGGCCCGGTTGCCACGGTAGGTGCCGTTGGGATAGCCAGCGACGCAGCCGTAGCGCTCGATCAGGTTGCTCAGTGCCTGGTACGCCCAATCAGTGGGATACACATCGGAGAACTGAGTGATGCTGGTGACCTGGTCCAGGCTGGAGCTGGAACGAGCCTTACGAGGCTTAGCCGTGTACTCCGAAACCCCGTCGATGTTCAGCTCGGTGGCTGAAGCGGGGCGCATTGAATCGGATGCCAGCGGAGCCAACAAACCAAGGGCTGCAGGTGCCACCAGCAGTTGCTGGAAAAGTTTCATGGAATTCCTCACACCAAAAATTGAGGGATAGGGGCGCAAGTCACCCCAACTCGAGACTATCCAGAACGACAAACAATCAGACCCAGACCAAAGGAAATGCTGACCTGTTAACCAGATGATTACAATAAAAAACCCCCTCGAATTGAGGGGGAATCAAAGTGTGTGAAAAGTGAACTGTGTGAGGAAAAGAATCTCGAGGGCCCGTACAAACGGACCCCAGAGATGGTGCTGATGTCAGATCAGAACTTGAAGGTGGTCTGGATCAGACCGCCGAACACGTTGAACTGACCGTCGTAACCGGTGCCGTTCTCCACCAGGCGCCTTGTGTTCTGACCCATGGGGCGGGACAGGTAGAAGATCGCAGGGGTGACCTTGATGTTGTCGGTGACCTGGAAGTTGTAGAACAGTTCGAAGACGTAGTTGCCATCGAAAGGAGTGTCGCCACAGGCTTGACGCTCGTCACTGCGCTTGCCTTCACAGCCTTCAAGACCGGTTGCGAAGACGGGCTGACCGAAGCCGAAGCCGAGGTCGTTGCCCTTCAGGAACACGTCGTCCCACTTCAGGCCCACCATCCAGCTCTGGCTGCTGACAGGTGATCCACCGATCTTGTTCTCGGTGGTGTTCTGGTTGATGCCCCAGCCCACGGAGATGGAGGGGATGAAACCAGAGTTCTCAGGCTGCCAGTAGGCGTTCAGCGCATAGCTGTTGGTGGAAGCACCAGAGCGCTTGGCTGCATCAAGAACGTAGTCTCCATCGGAGTTAACGCTGCCCTTAGGAACGTTGTACTCAGTGCCGTTGATGGTGACGTTTTCACGAGGCTGATACGAGCACTGGTTGTTCCAGGTGCCATCAAACTTGGCGAACTCGGTGCCACGACGGTATCCATTACCGCTTTCACACTGCCCATAGCGATAACCGAAAGCAACACCCCACTGAGGACCGGCGTAACCGATCTGAGCCAGGAAGCTGGCCTGGGAATTACCCGTCATGAAACCACCGCTGGTGGGATCGGTTTCGTTGCCGTTGTCATCATCTGCTGTGTAGTTGATCGAAACGCTGAATGCGTTCTGACCCTTATCAACCTTCTGCTTCCAGTAAGCACCGATTAGCTGACCAACTTCCTTGTTGTAAACAGCACTGGTGCCCATCAGGGCCGTCCAGTCGAGAATTTTGGTTGCACCTTTGTTGTAAACAGAAGGCCAAAGCGCAATCGATTCGGTGTTACGAGCAAGCGCACCAGCAATCACAGTGAACTCTTTGCCGACTGGGAACTTATAAAACAGACGATCAAGGGTGACGATATTTTGAGCACCGGGCACACCAGAGTCGGTCGCAATATCAAGGGCAGTGAGATTCACTCCCGAGCCACCGAAAGCGTTGCCGTTGCCGCTCTTGGTGAAGTTACCGGTACGCAGACGGGCAACCAGCAGGTCCTTACCGGTGAAGCTGGTGTTCAGCTTCAGGCGCTGGTCGTAGTTGAAGGTGAAGGCGCCATAGTTGCGGTTGTAGGCGTTGGCTCCACCTTGAGTTCCGTTCTTATTGAAGACGGTGTTGCGGTTCGAGCGCTGAACCTTGCCGACCTCTTTGATCGTGCCGTCGCTGTCGCTGAAGTAGGTGGCGCTGGTGTCGTAGATGTACTTGGAACCATTGTCACCACCGGCGGTCACAGCACCGGTCACGAAGGTGGTTTGACCCTTCAGCTTGGTGGTGGTGGTGAACTGGGTGGCTTCCAGTTCGCCAACGCGGGCTTCCAGACCGTCCACGCGGCCCTTGAGGATGGCGAGTTCCTTCTCGAACTCCTTCATCAGGCGCTTGAGCTCGTCGGTCACTTCGGTGACGCGGTCGAGACAGGCGTTCAGCAGGGCAGCCGCTTCAAAGCGGGTCATGGCCCGGTTGCCGCGGTAGGTGCCGTTGGGATAGCCAGCGACGCAGCCGTAGCGCTCGATCAGGTTGCTCAGTGCCTGGTACGCCCAATCAGTGGGATACACATCGGAGAACTGAGTGATGCTGGTGACCTGCTCGCCGGACTCGGCGTAGTCGGACACACCGTTGATGTTCAGCTCAGTGGCGTTGGCGGCCATGGGAGCCAGAAGGCCCAGGGCTGCAGGTGCCACCAGCAGTTGCTGGAAGAGTTTCATGGGGGTTCCTCACACCAAAAATTGAGGGATAGGACAAATATGTCCATCAGAAACTTAATGGTGAAGACAACGCTTGCACAGGAGGCCGCTGCAGAAGCTGTCCACAAAAAACCCCTCCGCAGTGATGCGGAGGGGGAAGGGAGGAATCTCAGGAGACTCGCGTTGATCCAAGTGGAATTTGGATTGATTCCAATCAGAACTTGAAGGAGGTCTTCACCAGACCGCCGAACTGATTGAAGGTTTCACCCTGAGTTGCTGCACCCAAAGGGCGGCTGAGGTAGAAGAGCGCAGGTGTGACCGAGATATTGTCGGTGACCTGGAACTGATACCAGAATTCCCAGGCGTACTGGCCATCGCGAGCTAATGAATTCTCAGCGTCGGAAGAAGATCCAAGTCCAGTTCCTGTACCAGAGAGGTCGATACCAGTGACAAATGCCTCTTGACCAACAGCCAATCCAGCGTTGTTGCCCTCGAGGAACACATCACTCCATTGGAGACCGACGTACCAAGACTGGGAGGTCGCAGAATCGAACTCATAACCAGACAAGGTTGACTCGTCGTCCCCATTGGTCGAATTCAGGCCCCAACCAATACTGATTGAGGGAATGATTCCGGAATTCTCAGGCTCCCACCAAGCGCTGACGGCAACATTGTTGCTGTTGCCCAGCAATCCAACCTGTGTAGCCAGAGGGGTACCTGTTGACTCATAAACAGTGCCCCAGTTCAAAGAACTGTAGGTATAAGCGGCAGCCAGTCCCCAGCCACTACCAGCGTATGCAAGCTGAACTGTTCCTGTACCGGCAGAACAATCAGTAGCGATTCCACCAGCGTTATCACAGGTGGTATCGCCATTCGCATCAACTGAGCTGGGAGCCGAAAAATTGCCGTTGCTCGACACATAGTTGGCACTGATGCTGAAGCCGTCGTTGCTCCACCAAATACCGGCACCAGGTCCAAGATTTAGGCTGTAGGCGCCAGGAGCACCTGCGTAGGTGAAGAAGTCAAGAACCGTGTCAGACGGATAAGCACTCGGCCAAACCGCAAGCATGTCGTCCTGACGGACGTAACCACCTGCTGTAACCGTGAAATCACTACCAAGAGGGAACTGATAGAACAATCGATCAATTGAAACCGCGTTGGCCTTAGGGCCTTCTTCAAAGGCAACCTCTAAACCAGAAGCTGTTGCGTAGGTTCCTCCAAACGGACTAACAATTCCCGAGCTGGCACTGAAGCCAAAAGCGCTATTGGTGAAATTGCCAGTACGCAGTCTGGTACGCAGCAGATCTTTACCAGTAAAACTGGTATCGAAATCAATTTTCAAATCGTAGTTAAAGACAGCAGCGCCGAGATTTTGGTTGGCAACGCTGGCCATTTTCTTACGACTACCCACCCCAAAAAATGGAGAATTCGGGTTGGAGTCAAGCTTTGTAGAAATGCCATATTGACCAACAACGGTGGCATCCCCGCCGAAGGTATTAGCACCGGTCACGAAGGTGGCCACACCACTCATCTTGGTGGTGGTGGAGAACTGGGTAGATTCCAGTTCGCCAACGCGGGCTTCCAGACCGTCCACGCGGCCCTTGAGGATGGCGAGTTCCTTCTCGAACTCCTTCATCAGGCGCTTGAGCTCGTCGGTCACTTCGGTGACGCGGTCGAGACAGGCGTTCAGCAGGGCAGCCGCTTCAAAGCGGGTCATGGCCCGGTTGCCACGGTAGGTGCCGTTGGGATAGCCAGCGACGCAGCCGTAGCGCTCGATCAGGTTGCTCAGTGCCTGGTACGCCCAATCAGTGGGATACACATCGGAGAACTGAGTGATGCTGGTGACCTGGTCCAGGCTGGAGCTGGAACGAGCCTTACGAGGCTTAGCCGTGTACTCCGAAACCCCGTCGATGTTCAGCTCGGTGGCTGAAGCGGGGCGCATTGAATCGGATGCCAGCGGAGCCAACAAACCAAGGGCTGCAGGTGCCACCAGCAGTTGCTGGAAAAGTTTCATGAGATTCCTCACACCAAAAATTGAGGGAACACGCCGTAGCGATGATGGAAATATGTTGCATTACCCCCCCTTAACCAGCCAATATGTGCCGCTCTTTTACCCGTCTGGTATCAGATGTTGCCATTTGAGGCTCAAATGTTCAAAACAACAAAATGCTGAACGAATCGCACCTCCAACAACAAGGTGGTTGATCGTCAAAACAAGCACTTAAAACGATGCCCCCATTCGGAAACCGAACGGGGGCTCTCGCCGGGTCCGCTTTGGCGCGGAACCGATTGATCACTTAAAAGATGAAGCCGTCAGCCGGCGTTCTCCGCGATCAGCAGACCCTGCGTGAAAGAACTGGAACTCATGGACACCTCCTCCTGAATGGATTGATGATCGCCGGTGATGCATCCGGTCGAGCCCTGGATCCGAAGATCAACGAACACCACCACATCACTGCGGTCTGAACTCTTGAACCATAACGGAGGCAGGAGAACTTTTGCAGGGCAAAGCCACTGGCTGGTTCCGCTTTTGCTCTGGCTGCTCACGCTCGCACTCTGGTTGCCGGGACTTGGCAACCTGCCGCTGCGCGACTGGGACGAAGGACGGGTTGCCACCGTGGCCCGCTCCACCACAAACTTGCTGCCGATGAAATGGCAGCAGGCCTACCTCAACAAACCTCCCGGTCTCCATGCACCAATCGGGCAACTGATCCGCAGCCACGGCGAGAACGAAACCTTGGTGCGTCTGTTGCCCGCCCTTCTTTCCAGCCTGGCAGTGCCGCTGATCGTTCTGCTGCGCAGGGCTCTGGGTGGTGCTCACAAAAACCGCAAGGCCCTACTCGCTGGCGTGGTTTTGATGACCCTCCTCCCGATGGCACGTCACGGTCGGCTGGCAATGCTGGATGGAACTCTTGTGAGTTGCAGCCTGCTGCTCTGGTGGGGCTGGGTCAGGTCCCGAGAGCAACCGTTAAGAGCCCTCGCTGCAGGAGTTGCCGGCAGTGGCGTGCTGCTTTTGAAACCGCCGGCGCTGCTGGGATTGGCCCTGATCGCTCTGATCGTGGGTGGCCGCAGCAGCTGGCCTCGCTGGCGTGGCTGGATCACCCTGGTTTTAGGGCTCCTGCCAGGTTTGGCCTGGCATCTCTGGCACTGGAGTGTGCGAGGCAGCGATGCACTGCTGATGTGGGGCGGGCAGGGACTGGCTCGCCTGACGAGCAGCATCGGCGATGGCCATGGCTGGTGGACCCCGTGGGTGGAAGTGCTCGAAGGGGGCTGGCCCTGGCTTCTGCTGCTCCCCATTGGACTGCGCTGGGCCTGGGGACACCGGCGACAGAGCGCCGGACGCTGGGAGCTTGGGCTGTTCATCGGCAGTGCCGCACTGGTGCTGCCGCTACGCACCCAGTTGCCCTGGTACAGCCACCTCCTCTGGCCTCCGCTTGCCTTGCTCTGCGCCGAGGGGCTGACTCAATTGCTCGACTCCGGTGCGCCCCACTGGGTGACCCGGTGCTGGCAGGCCCTCGGCTTTGGACTGAGCCTGGCTGGATTGGGCACGCTGGTAATCCGCGAGCCGCAACTGCCGGGCCTGAGCCTGCTTCTGGCGGGGTTCGGACTGTTGTTAGGAGGTCAAGTCATCAGACATCCCCAGCCCCAGCGACGACGACGAGGGCTGGGGATCCTGGTGATCGCCTGGAGCCTGGCGCTGCTGGCTCTTTGGCACAGCCGCCTTTGGTTGTGGGAGCTGAATGAAAGCTGGGATCCACGACCTGTGGCCGCCCAAGTGCGGGCGCTGCCGGCCAATGCGTCCGTTTGGCTTCAAGGTCCCACCCGGCCATCCCTTGGCTGGTACGCAGGTCGTAATTTGCAGCGTTACCGCAAAAGCGAATCACCCGAGACGCCCTTCTGGCTTGTGAGCAATAAGCGGATGCCTGGCTGTTTACTAAATCATGACCCGGTCGCAGGCGACTGGAAGCTGTGGCGATGCCAATGAAACCACCTCGCCAGCTCTGGGGTCTTGCCGTCGGTTTGGGTCTGATGGGCTGGGGCTGCAGCGCCCTGCGGCATGGCCTGCTGCAGAGCAACGCCTACGACCTGGGTCTGTTTGACCAGTGGGTCTGGCTGATCAGCAAGGGGTTGCCGCCGATCTCTTCGATGGAGCACGTTCACGTGCTGGCGGATCACGGCGCCTGGTTGTTGTATGGCGCTGGTGCGCTCTACCGACTGCTGCCATCGGTGCAGTGGCTACTGCTAACACAGGCCTTGGCGTTGAGCCTTACGGCAATCCCAATTTGGTGGCTGGCGCAGCAGGCTGGACTCACTAGATACAACTGTTGGCTGGCCTGCGGACTCTGGTGGCTGCAACCGGTGGTGTTCAACGCAACCCTTTTTGACTTTCACCCTGAGACCTGGGCGATGCCGGCCTTCGCCTTGGCCCTCTGGGCCGAACGGGAGGAGCGCCCGCGCCTCTGGCTGGCCCTGCTGCTGGTGATGCTGGGGGCCCGTGATGGGCTGGTGCTGGTGCTCGGCGGCATGGGGCTCGATTTGGCATGGCGCCAGCGCTGGCGGTGGAGTGCCGCCGTCATCGGACTGGCTGCGGGCTGGTTGCTGATGCTGAGTCGGTGGCTGTACCCCTGGCTGCGCAATGGCGAAGGCCCCAAGGCCGCCGCTCGCATGTTCAGCCATCTCAGCGGCGGACCAATGCAGATCTTTCAGAGCCTTGACTGGAGCGGAGGTCTTCAGTATCTACTGCTGCTCTGCCTGCCCTGCATCTGGCTCTGGCGACGGCGATCACTGCCGACTCTGCTGATCGCACTACCCCTAGTGCTGGTCAATTTGCTGTCGGGCTCCGCTAGCTACCGAACCCTTGTGCATCACTACAGCTTGCCTCTGGCGCTGGTCGCTGTGCTGGCGGCCGTTGATGGTGGGTTGGCAAAAAGCCGCCCGCGCCCGCGACTTTCCTGGAGCCTGATCTGGGCGACAGCCTTCTGGCTGGCCCTGGCCAAACCCTGGTTCTTCACAGGGCCCTATCTGGAACGCATCACTTTGCAAAGTGATGCGGCCGCAGCCACAGCCACCGTGCCAGCCGATGCCGGCATGCTCACCACCAGTTATCTCGTGCCTCACCTGAGTCAACGGCGCCAGATCGCCTTTCCTAAGAAAAGCTTTGATGGCCCGCTGGATGCAGAGGGCTGGACGGCTCTGCTTCTTCACCCAAGCGACCCCGGCTGGGGCTCTTCCCAAAAGGTGCAACAGCGATTGCTCAACCAAGCGCAGCGCAGCGATTGGGACTGCCGGCGGTGGCCTTCAGGCCTTGAATTGTGCCTTGCACCCGGCGCAACATCAGCGCGCCCCCTTGCTGGTGAATCAGCTGGCTAATGCGATCACGAAGATACGCCAACCACTGCAATGCTCGAGGGTCTCTGGCAAGCAAAAAAAAGGGGATGCCCGAAGGCATTCCCGAGGAAAACTTGAATTGAGTTCTGACAATCAGAGAGCGTTGCCGCGGGGCAGAACCTCTTCAGGGAAGACGAAGTTTTCGTGCGGCTGGTCAGCCGGTGCCATCCAGGCACGCAGACCTTCATTGAGAAGGATGTTCTTGGTGTAGAAGGTCTCGAATTCGGGATCTTCTGCAGCGCGGATCTCCTGCGACACGAAGTCGTAGGCGCGCAGGTTGAGGGCCAGGCCGATGATGCCGATGGAACTGGTCCACAGGCCCATCACAGGCACGAACAGCATGAAGAAGTGCAGCCAGCGCTTGTTGGAGAACGCGATCCCGAAGATCTGGCTCCAGAAGCGGTTGGCGGTGACCATTGAATAGGTCTCTTCTTCCTGAGTGGGCTCGAACGCCTTGAAGGTGTTGGCCTGCTCGCCGTCCTCAAACAGGGTGTTTTCCACGGTTGCGCCGTGAATGGCGCAGAGCAGTGCGCCGCCGAGGATGCCGGCCACGCCCATCATGTGGAAGGGGTTCAAGGTCCAGTTATGGAAGCCCTGAAGGAAGAGGAGGAAGCGGAAGATCGCAGCCACACCGAAGGAGGGCGCGAAGAACCAGCTGCTCTGGCCGAGGGGGTACATCAGGAAGACGCTGACGAACACCGCGATCGGACCGGAGAAGGCGATGGCGTTGTAAGGGCGGATGCCCACCAGACGAGCGATCTCGAACTGAC
Coding sequences within it:
- a CDS encoding iron uptake porin; amino-acid sequence: MKLFQQLLVAPAALGLLAPLASDSMRPASATELNIDGVSEYTAKPRKARSSSSLDQVTSITQFSDVYPTDWAYQALSNLIERYGCVAGYPNGTYRGNRAMTRFEAAALLNACLDRVTEVTDELKRLMKEFEKELAILKGRVDGLEARVGELESTQFSTTTKMSGVATFVTGANTFGGDATVVGQYGISTKLDSNPNSPFFGVGSRKKMASVANQNLGAAVFNYDLKIDFDTSFTGKDLLRTRLRTGNFTNSAFGFSASSGIVSPFGGTYATASGLEVAFEEGPKANAVSIDRLFYQFPLGSDFTVTAGGYVRQDDMLAVWPSAYPSDTVLDFFTYAGAPGAYSLNLGPGAGIWWSNDGFSISANYVSSNGNFSAPSSVDANGDTTCDNAGGIATDCSAGTGTVQLAYAGSGWGLAAAYTYSSLNWGTVYESTGTPLATQVGLLGNSNNVAVSAWWEPENSGIIPSISIGWGLNSTNGDDESTLSGYEFDSATSQSWYVGLQWSDVFLEGNNAGLAVGQEAFVTGIDLSGTGTGLGSSSDAENSLARDGQYAWEFWYQFQVTDNISVTPALFYLSRPLGAATQGETFNQFGGLVKTSFKF
- the cysK gene encoding cysteine synthase A, which encodes MAIAPDITALVGRTPMVRLNRLPKAWGCTAEIVAKLESFNPTASVKDRIAGAMVEAAESAGTIAPERTVLVEPTSGNTGIALAMVAAARGYRLILTMPDTMSTERRAMLRAYGAELQLTPGMEGMQGAIERARELVKEIPGSYLLQQFDNPANPAVHAASTAEEIWADTEGALDVLVAGVGTGGTITGCARVLKERQPKLSVIAVEPAASPVLAGGVAGPHRLQGIGAGFIPPVLEMDLIDEIIAVGDDEAMDVGRRLAREEGLLCGVSSGAAVAAALRLGQRPGMESRRIVVILASFGERYLSTPMFSAAAPLPARRDAQL
- a CDS encoding iron uptake porin, with the translated sequence MKLFQQLLVAPAALGLLAPLASDSMRPASATELNIDGVSEYTAKPRKARSSSSLDQVTSITQFSDVYPTDWAYQALSNLIERYGCVAGYPNGTYRGNRAMTRFEAAALLNACLDRVTEVTDELKRLMKEFEKELAILKGRVDGLEARVGELESTQFSTTTKLKGQTTFVTGAVTAGGDNGSKYIYDTSATYFSDSDGTIKEVGKVQRSNRNTVFNKNGTQGGANAYNRNYGAFTFNYDQRLKLNTSFTGKDLLVARLRTGNFTKSGNGNAFGGSGVNLTALDIATDSGVQDEKANIVTLDRLFYKFPVGKEFTVIAGALARNTESIALWPSVYNKGASKILDWTALMGTSGVYNKETGQLVGAYWKQKVDKGQNAFSVSVNYVADDGDGNETDPTKGGFMTSNSQASFLAQIGYAGPQWGVAFGYRYGQCDSGNGYRRGTSFAKTGNWNNECSYQPRENVTINGTEYNVPKGSVNSDGDYVLDAAKRSGASTNSYALNAYWQPENSGFIPSISVGWGINQNTTENKIGGSPVSSQSWMVGLKWDDVFLKGNDLGFGFGQPVFATGLEGCEGKRSDERQACGDTPFDGNYVFELFYNFQVTDNIKVTPAIFYLSRPMGQNTRRLVENGTGYDGQFNVFGGLIQTTFKF
- a CDS encoding iron uptake porin, giving the protein MKLFQQLLVAPAALGLLAPMAANATELNINGVSDYAESGEQVTSITQFSDVYPTDWAYQALSNLIERYGCVAGYPNGTYRGNRAMTRFEAAALLNACLDRVTEVTDELKRLMKEFEKELAILKGRVDGLEARVGELEATQFTTTTKLKGQTTFVTGAVTAGGDNGSKYIYDTSATYFSDSDGTIKEVGKVQRSNRNTVFNKNGTQGGANAYNRNYGAFTFNYDQRLKLNTSFTGKDLLVARLRTGNFTKSGNGNAFGGSGVNLTALDIATDSGVPGAQNIVTLDRLFYKFPVGKEFTVIAGALARNTESIALWPSVYNKGATKILDWTALMGTSAVYNKEVGQLIGAYWKQKVDKGQNAFSVSINYTADDDNGNETDPTSGGFMTGNSQASFLAQIGYAGPQWGVAFGYRYGQCESGNGYRRGTEFAKFDGTWNNQCSYQPRENVTINGTEYNVPKGSVNSDGDYVLDAAKRSGASTNSYALNAYWQPENSGFIPSISVGWGINQNTTENKIGGSPVSSQSWMVGLKWDDVFLKGNDLGFGFGQPVFATGLEGCEGKRSDERQACGDTPFDGNYVFELFYNFQVTDNIKVTPAIFYLSRPMGQNTRRLVENGTGYDGQFNVFGGLIQTTFKF
- a CDS encoding glycosyltransferase family 39 protein translates to MLWLLTLALWLPGLGNLPLRDWDEGRVATVARSTTNLLPMKWQQAYLNKPPGLHAPIGQLIRSHGENETLVRLLPALLSSLAVPLIVLLRRALGGAHKNRKALLAGVVLMTLLPMARHGRLAMLDGTLVSCSLLLWWGWVRSREQPLRALAAGVAGSGVLLLKPPALLGLALIALIVGGRSSWPRWRGWITLVLGLLPGLAWHLWHWSVRGSDALLMWGGQGLARLTSSIGDGHGWWTPWVEVLEGGWPWLLLLPIGLRWAWGHRRQSAGRWELGLFIGSAALVLPLRTQLPWYSHLLWPPLALLCAEGLTQLLDSGAPHWVTRCWQALGFGLSLAGLGTLVIREPQLPGLSLLLAGFGLLLGGQVIRHPQPQRRRRGLGILVIAWSLALLALWHSRLWLWELNESWDPRPVAAQVRALPANASVWLQGPTRPSLGWYAGRNLQRYRKSESPETPFWLVSNKRMPGCLLNHDPVAGDWKLWRCQ
- a CDS encoding DUF2079 domain-containing protein, whose translation is MKPPRQLWGLAVGLGLMGWGCSALRHGLLQSNAYDLGLFDQWVWLISKGLPPISSMEHVHVLADHGAWLLYGAGALYRLLPSVQWLLLTQALALSLTAIPIWWLAQQAGLTRYNCWLACGLWWLQPVVFNATLFDFHPETWAMPAFALALWAEREERPRLWLALLLVMLGARDGLVLVLGGMGLDLAWRQRWRWSAAVIGLAAGWLLMLSRWLYPWLRNGEGPKAAARMFSHLSGGPMQIFQSLDWSGGLQYLLLLCLPCIWLWRRRSLPTLLIALPLVLVNLLSGSASYRTLVHHYSLPLALVAVLAAVDGGLAKSRPRPRLSWSLIWATAFWLALAKPWFFTGPYLERITLQSDAAAATATVPADAGMLTTSYLVPHLSQRRQIAFPKKSFDGPLDAEGWTALLLHPSDPGWGSSQKVQQRLLNQAQRSDWDCRRWPSGLELCLAPGATSARPLAGESAG
- a CDS encoding J domain-containing protein — encoded protein: MPNTLDPYAVLEVCSTATQAELKASYRRLVKQHHPDAGGSEERILALNAAWEQLGDPESRRAFDRSSRPEQAARDEARARGARNARASQAARRASGRSTSADQDLADWLKKVYAPIDRLLGQVINPFAAELRALSADPYDDALMEAFCTYLEQSRSRLDKVKTLFQSIPTPASARGFGLSIYHCFSQVEDAVNELERYTMGYVDSYLHDGREMIREARQRRKRLQDERRRLEIG